A stretch of Episyrphus balteatus chromosome 2, idEpiBalt1.1, whole genome shotgun sequence DNA encodes these proteins:
- the LOC129910928 gene encoding dnaJ protein homolog 1, producing MGKDFYKILGISKGASDDEIKKAYRKLALKYHPDKNKAPGAEDRFKEIAEAYEVLSDKKKRDIYDNSGEEGLKGGIPGNHGEYFHGDARATFAQFFGSSDPFGAFFGSDPSRIFESQTMFMGGDDDMYQQMGYGGNGGAFRSQSFNAAPNRKRQMQDPPIEHDLYVGLEEVDRGCIKKMKISRMSMASGMPKKEEKVLNITVKPGWKAGTKITFQKEGDQAPGKIPADIIFIIRDKPHPQFKREGSDIKYSAKISLKQALCGTVVQVPTLSGDKITVNTQGEIIKPNTVKRINGKGLPFPKEPSRRGDLLVAFDIKFPDSLMSGTKDLLTEILPN from the coding sequence ATGGGAAAAGACTTTTATAAAATCCTTGGCATCTCCAAAGGCGCCTCTGACGATGAAATCAAAAAAGCCTATCGCAAACTCGCTTTAAAATACCATCCCGACAAAAACAAGGCTCCCGGAGCCGAGGACCGTTTCAAGGAAATCGCCGAAGCCTACGAAGTACTCTCTGACAAAAAGAAACGCGACATCTACGACAACTCTGGCGAAGAAGGTCTAAAAGGTGGCATCCCTGGCAACCATGGTGAATACTTCCATGGCGATGCCAGAGCCACCTTTGCCCAGTTCTTTGGCTCCTCCGATCCCTTCGGAGCCTTCTTTGGCTCCGACCCCAGCCGAATCTTCGAGTCGCAAACAATGTTTATGGGCGGCGACGATGACATGTACCAACAAATGGGTTACGGTGGGAATGGAGGCGCCTTCCGCTCACAGTCATTCAATGCGGCGCCAAACAGAAAACGACAAATGCAAGACCCCCCAATCGAACATGATTTGTATGTTGGTTTGGAGGAAGTCGATCGAGGTTGCATCAAAAAGATGAAAATCTCTCGAATGTCAATGGCCTCGGGAATGCCAAAGAAAGAGGAAAAGGTGCTCAATATCACAGTCAAACCCGGCTGGAAGGCGGGAACCAAGATCACATTCCAAAAAGAAGGCGACCAAGCGCCCGGCAAAATCCCAGCCGACATAATCTTCATTATCCGGGATAAGCCACATCCCCAGTTTAAGCGCGAGGGAAGTGACATCAAATATTCGGCGAAGATTTCGTTGAAACAAGCGCTTTGTGGAACAGTCGTCCAAGTTCCGACTTTGTCTGGGGACAAGATTACAGTAAACACTCAAGGCGAGATTATTAAGCCAAATACAGTAAAGAGGATAAATGGCAAAGGATTGCCATTTCCTAAAGAGCCATCACGACGAGGTGACTTGTTGGTGGCGTTTGACATCAAGTTCCCAGACTCGCTGATGAGTGGGACAAAGGATTTGCTTACAGAAATCTTGCCAAATTAG
- the LOC129912626 gene encoding putative uncharacterized protein DDB_G0286901, translating to MESINSTERFKIILDCINKLPEFNGNTNLLIDFLDRVDSLSVVVATFDVNTQTLLLGYIKDKIVGKAKLELQKHEKCSSAKIIDQLRTARVQSNIEDFYQKINHLLSRLNNSYLLDGNQSDEGIITSNKRIALEAFKNNLPEPTKSIVLSRNPKTLYEAYKVITEINHQSFGPNSTGSNQFSRQMNRNSSFNSNRVNNNSSFNSNRVNNTSSFSTNRNNSNSRYNNNSDNTYLRNNGYSRNRQQNNNSSLNFNPRSENRQQTNNNTLNFNNRSENRQNNNFGTNQSSQRLNDSSNQTRRSNRSNNNNNGYEQMDVSFNEANTEPINYPNINQNQNFSPSRPDDYLI from the exons atggaATCAATAAATTCAACAGaaagatttaaaattattttagactGTATAAATAAATTGCCAGAATTTAATGGTAACACaaatttgttaattgattttttgGACAGAGTAGATTCCTTGTCAGTTGTTGTAGCTACATTTGATGTAAACACTCAAACACTCCTTCTAGGTTACATTAAAGATAAAATTGTTGGAAAAGCAAAACTAGAACTTCAAAAGCATG AGAAATGTTCGTCGGCAAAAATAATAGATCAATTAAGAACAGCCAGAGTACAGTCAAATATTGAagacttttatcaaaaaataaatcatttgttAAGTAGACTTAATAACTCATATTTGTTAGACGGTAATCAAAGTGATGAAGGGATTATAACTTCTAATAAAAGAATAGCCCTTGaagcttttaaaaataaccTACCTGAGCCTACAAAATCAATAGTACTCAGTCGAAATCCTAAAACACTTTACGAAGCCTACAAAGTCATAACCGAAATCAACCATCAAAGTTTCGGTCCCAATTCAACAGGCTCAAATCAATTTTCTAGACAAATGAATAGAAATTCAAGTTTTAATTCGAACCGAGTTAACAATAATTCATCTTTTAATTCGAACCGAGTAAATAATACTTCATCTTTTAGTACCAATAGAAACAATTCTAACTCTAGATACAATAATAATTCTGACAATACATACTTGAGAAATAATGGATACAGTAGAAATAGACAACAAAATAACAATAGCTCATTAAATTTTAACCCTCGAAGTGAAAATAGACAACAAACCAACAATAACacattaaattttaacaatcgtagtgaaaatagacaaaataataACTTTGGAACTAATCAATCCTCACAAAGATTAAATGATTCTAGCAATCAAACACGTAGGTCAAATAGGtccaacaacaataataatggTTATGAACAAATGGATGTTTCCTTCAACGAGGCTAACACAGAACCAATTAACTACCCAAACATtaaccaaaaccaaaatttttcaccCAGTCGCCCAGACGACTACCTTATATAG